One window from the genome of Brachyspira hampsonii encodes:
- a CDS encoding bactofilin family protein: protein MFSRRNDNTESNSIIGEGSYFKGEFTLNGTLRVDGCYEGEKLEVDNVFVGATGKVKSNIKTVSAVIEGIIIGNIEAKNRVMLMPTSRVLGEIRTPELIIQNGVILEGLCIVSQDPLTNPKETILELYNNGNIADNQN from the coding sequence ATGTTTTCAAGAAGAAATGATAATACAGAATCTAATTCTATTATAGGCGAAGGTTCATACTTCAAAGGAGAATTTACATTAAACGGAACTTTGAGAGTTGACGGATGCTATGAAGGAGAAAAATTAGAAGTTGATAATGTTTTTGTAGGAGCTACAGGAAAAGTAAAGTCAAATATAAAAACTGTTTCAGCTGTTATAGAGGGAATAATTATTGGAAATATAGAGGCAAAAAACAGAGTAATGCTTATGCCTACAAGCAGAGTGCTTGGAGAAATAAGAACTCCTGAACTTATAATACAAAATGGAGTTATATTAGAAGGATTATGTATAGTATCTCAGGATCCGCTTACTAATCCTAAAGAAACCATTTTAGAATTATATAATAATGGTAACATAGCTGATAATCAAAATTAA
- a CDS encoding CheR family methyltransferase, with protein sequence MNEIKLTETQFNLFKDFVYRESGICFNVINKIILESRIASSMKEKNLEVVEDYYKLISSDKEELKKFLDNITTNLTKFFRNEPNFKLLKNYVLPKIIKYKKIGEQIRIWSAGCSTGEEPYSIAITCLETPGIRAEDIKIFASDLSLNSLVAAKEGRYDEHKVENVPKEYLNKYFDKLSSGEYSIKNDIKKLITFDYHNLRHRGSQANMDVIFCRNVLIYFDNESVKLTVNRFYDILNEHGFLFIGHSESLFGLDTKFKFNNIDNSIVYTKN encoded by the coding sequence TTGAATGAGATAAAATTAACCGAAACACAATTCAATCTGTTTAAAGATTTTGTATATAGAGAAAGCGGTATATGTTTTAATGTTATTAATAAAATCATTTTAGAATCAAGAATAGCTTCTTCTATGAAAGAAAAAAATTTGGAAGTAGTAGAAGACTATTATAAACTTATTTCATCTGATAAAGAGGAATTAAAAAAATTTTTAGATAACATTACTACAAATCTTACTAAATTTTTTAGGAATGAGCCGAATTTTAAACTGCTGAAAAATTATGTTCTGCCTAAAATAATAAAATATAAAAAAATAGGCGAACAAATAAGAATTTGGAGTGCAGGCTGCTCTACAGGAGAAGAACCATACTCCATAGCAATAACTTGTTTGGAAACTCCGGGTATAAGAGCAGAGGATATAAAAATATTTGCAAGTGATCTTTCACTTAATTCTTTGGTAGCCGCTAAAGAAGGAAGATATGATGAACATAAGGTTGAAAATGTTCCAAAAGAGTATTTAAATAAATATTTTGATAAACTATCCTCAGGAGAATACTCTATCAAAAATGATATAAAAAAATTAATAACTTTTGATTATCATAATTTGAGGCATAGAGGAAGCCAAGCAAATATGGATGTTATTTTTTGCAGGAATGTTCTTATATATTTTGATAATGAATCTGTTAAACTTACAGTTAATAGATTTTATGATATACTAAATGAACATGGTTTTTTATTTATAGGACATAGTGAATCATTATTTGGGTTAGATACAAAATTTAAATTTAACAATATAGATAATTCCATAGTATATACTAAAAATTAG
- a CDS encoding response regulator: MSDINTKEADGINEFGKPFKVLIVDDSAFVVKQLQQIFVSEQYNVVGTAENGEEGVLMYKEYKPDLVTMDITMPKMDGITALTKIIEYDKNAKVVMVSALGKEDMVKKALLAGAKNYITKPLDRKKVLERIKMVLAKKQ; the protein is encoded by the coding sequence ATGTCTGACATTAATACAAAAGAAGCTGATGGTATAAATGAATTTGGTAAACCATTCAAAGTTTTAATCGTAGATGACTCTGCATTTGTCGTTAAACAATTACAGCAAATCTTTGTATCTGAACAATACAATGTAGTGGGTACCGCAGAAAATGGAGAAGAAGGCGTACTTATGTATAAAGAATACAAGCCAGACTTAGTAACTATGGATATTACAATGCCTAAAATGGACGGTATTACTGCATTGACTAAAATAATAGAATACGATAAAAATGCTAAAGTTGTTATGGTTAGTGCTTTAGGTAAAGAAGATATGGTAAAAAAAGCACTTTTAGCAGGTGCTAAAAACTATATAACTAAACCTTTGGACAGAAAAAAAGTTCTTGAGCGTATAAAAATGGTTCTTGCAAAAAAACAATAA
- a CDS encoding chemotaxis protein CheX has product MRLDYIRPFTDASNEILQNYIKDGIKIGDITLKGDFVNASGIIAIVALSKDIVGHFIIDMEIETAKKMVAIMNDREIKDIDKLSLSTIQELVNLIAGLSVTKLETDGYDVDISPPVIMKSKNLEVSISDSEFLHIKLDTSIGDFNILVAVESEKE; this is encoded by the coding sequence ATGAGACTTGACTATATAAGACCATTTACCGATGCGTCGAATGAAATATTGCAAAATTATATTAAAGATGGAATAAAAATCGGAGATATAACTTTAAAAGGTGATTTTGTAAATGCTTCCGGTATTATAGCTATAGTAGCATTGTCAAAAGATATAGTAGGTCATTTTATAATAGATATGGAAATAGAAACGGCCAAAAAAATGGTTGCTATAATGAATGACAGAGAAATAAAAGATATTGATAAGCTATCATTATCTACTATACAGGAACTTGTCAATTTAATAGCTGGGCTTTCTGTAACCAAATTAGAAACAGACGGATATGATGTAGATATATCTCCGCCTGTCATTATGAAAAGCAAAAATTTAGAAGTTTCGATAAGCGATTCGGAATTTCTGCATATAAAATTAGATACCTCTATTGGCGATTTTAATATATTAGTTGCCGTAGAATCAGAAAAGGAGTAA
- a CDS encoding cyclic nucleotide-binding protein — translation MSVNIEENGNLKLNTGSIVFYEGENVKNISIVTRGEIDVYISSKEILGIEDENEVMRYSCRLFSIPKNIMLGIGSYKSNSKYMFSFKAKNDTEIYAVKTPNQEYVKSFFKVNKPYLTSMYHSIAYLILKSYEEYIKIKKINSDIKMISSNLAVIYFNLQQNKSKNIKSEIFKSYKEIYDDSINSGFNFPVSFDIDFIRADHSEIYMHNKNQLIENTEKLEFEIDYVRRFLTMPKEIKNQFFSYDENMSLDASHMLYENLKTISSLLKTEIVEAIENILFLSSNEEESLFGEYTKTALDLDKQGKDNEVWVKYIIFMSNIIKDIYNKIKTEYDYDLNIDIDEIDSIIRRISANSIIQPGENASMGNEIDSIKVTLGFEELPAEVKNPTKKLIEMSGIDDTKAKNFMKSLQAFRKLRDKFSTDDDVRKIRRGVSSVFFEIYKEIAKRAIINGENSKLVKMFLNFGYMDDQLLTPNQIMDLYEIKDKSKTKRINVFYIDEWLQKIYDKEEPPSVNGFGQDYREALRELKKRGTINDKELEDHWESSSKRLEYEVDNMIETTHRLCYGQVSVYFPILHKDMITKDFERALIRRDVMEKSIKDITDIDFSAFYREVLYKNKELNIEKELVMQEVLPNIILMPTFGSRAIMWEELSSRQKNSTGRFLFPIFTSEDIDSLLIPTIGAFRWELCKTMLGPAWNDITQMSITSEYSDYVQFYKKNRGLSDEAKEKLKVQIKKCRNNLREVFVTDYNLWIKYESKGIMRLNRVARGILYRQVPFAKSIRAELEKQPMYTEIANRFKNIRNKKATELENRYFKFTKSGNPLPDELQHNIDFYKIM, via the coding sequence ATGAGTGTAAACATTGAAGAAAATGGAAATTTAAAATTAAATACTGGAAGTATTGTTTTTTATGAAGGAGAAAATGTAAAAAACATATCAATAGTAACAAGAGGAGAAATAGATGTTTATATTTCTTCAAAAGAGATTTTAGGTATAGAAGATGAAAATGAAGTTATGAGATACAGCTGCAGATTATTTTCAATACCTAAAAATATTATGCTTGGTATAGGAAGCTACAAATCAAATTCCAAATATATGTTTTCTTTTAAAGCAAAAAATGATACAGAAATATATGCCGTAAAAACACCAAATCAAGAATATGTGAAAAGTTTTTTTAAAGTTAATAAACCATATCTTACAAGTATGTATCATTCTATAGCATACCTGATACTAAAATCCTATGAAGAATATATTAAAATAAAAAAAATAAATTCTGATATAAAAATGATATCATCAAATCTTGCTGTTATATATTTTAATTTGCAGCAAAATAAATCAAAAAACATTAAATCAGAAATCTTTAAAAGTTATAAAGAAATTTATGATGATTCTATAAACTCTGGTTTTAATTTTCCTGTTTCTTTTGATATAGATTTCATAAGAGCAGATCATTCTGAAATATATATGCATAATAAAAATCAGTTAATAGAAAATACAGAAAAATTAGAATTTGAAATTGATTATGTAAGAAGATTTTTAACTATGCCTAAAGAAATTAAAAATCAGTTTTTTTCTTATGATGAAAATATGAGTTTAGATGCTTCTCATATGCTCTATGAAAATTTAAAAACAATATCATCCCTATTGAAAACGGAAATAGTTGAAGCTATAGAAAACATACTTTTTTTATCTTCTAATGAAGAAGAGTCTTTATTTGGAGAGTATACTAAAACCGCTCTTGATTTAGATAAACAGGGAAAAGATAATGAAGTATGGGTTAAATATATAATATTTATGTCCAATATTATAAAAGATATTTATAATAAAATTAAAACTGAATATGATTATGACCTTAATATAGATATTGATGAGATAGATTCCATAATAAGAAGAATATCAGCAAATTCTATAATACAGCCTGGTGAAAATGCATCTATGGGTAATGAAATTGATAGTATTAAAGTTACTCTTGGATTTGAAGAATTACCGGCAGAAGTAAAAAATCCTACTAAGAAATTAATAGAAATGTCTGGAATTGATGATACTAAAGCTAAAAATTTTATGAAATCTTTGCAGGCATTTAGAAAATTAAGAGATAAATTCAGTACAGATGATGATGTAAGAAAAATAAGAAGAGGCGTTTCAAGCGTATTCTTCGAAATATACAAAGAAATTGCTAAAAGAGCAATAATAAACGGAGAAAACAGCAAACTTGTAAAAATGTTTTTAAACTTCGGATATATGGATGATCAGCTGCTTACTCCTAATCAAATAATGGATCTTTATGAAATAAAAGATAAAAGTAAAACTAAAAGAATAAATGTATTTTATATAGACGAATGGCTTCAAAAAATTTATGATAAAGAAGAGCCGCCTTCTGTTAATGGATTCGGTCAGGATTATAGAGAGGCTTTAAGAGAATTAAAAAAACGAGGTACTATAAATGATAAGGAATTAGAAGATCATTGGGAAAGTTCTTCTAAAAGACTTGAATATGAAGTTGATAATATGATCGAAACTACTCATAGATTATGTTACGGACAAGTGAGCGTGTACTTCCCTATACTGCACAAAGATATGATAACTAAAGATTTTGAAAGAGCATTAATCAGAAGAGATGTTATGGAAAAGTCTATAAAAGATATAACAGATATAGATTTTTCAGCATTCTATAGGGAGGTATTGTATAAAAATAAAGAATTAAATATAGAAAAAGAATTAGTTATGCAGGAAGTGCTTCCTAATATAATACTTATGCCTACATTTGGTTCTAGGGCTATAATGTGGGAAGAACTTTCAAGCAGACAAAAAAATAGCACAGGAAGATTTTTATTTCCAATATTCACTTCTGAAGATATAGATTCTTTATTAATACCTACTATTGGAGCTTTCAGATGGGAATTATGTAAAACTATGCTTGGTCCGGCTTGGAATGATATTACTCAAATGTCTATTACTTCTGAGTACAGTGATTATGTTCAGTTCTACAAGAAAAACAGAGGTCTTTCAGATGAAGCTAAAGAAAAATTAAAAGTACAAATTAAAAAATGCAGAAACAATCTTAGAGAAGTATTCGTAACTGATTATAATTTATGGATAAAATATGAGAGCAAAGGTATTATGAGACTTAACAGAGTTGCAAGAGGTATATTATACAGACAGGTTCCTTTTGCTAAAAGCATAAGGGCAGAACTTGAAAAACAGCCTATGTATACAGAAATAGCTAACAGATTTAAAAACATAAGAAATAAAAAAGCTACTGAATTGGAAAATAGATACTTCAAATTCACAAAATCAGGAAATCCTCTTCCAGATGAATTGCAGCATAACATAGATTTCTACAAAATTATGTAA
- a CDS encoding Bax inhibitor-1/YccA family protein: MANPVLSDKAFNYASSYENENAMTLNGAINKSIILTLILMLSAMVSVFFVLASNPEFLYPAALGSSIGAFVLALIMTFKKELSKVFSILYAILEGIAIGAVSYVFNAAYDGIVVQAVFLTFLDLFIMLVLYRFRIIRVTEKLRSVIMVSTLCIGLVYLVNFIMSFFGARIPFLYGSSPLSIGISIVIVLIASFNLLLDFDFMEKGEQYNMPKYFEWYAAFGLLVTLVWLYLEILKLLAKFRSRD; this comes from the coding sequence ATGGCAAATCCTGTTTTATCAGATAAGGCATTTAATTATGCATCAAGTTATGAAAATGAAAATGCGATGACACTTAATGGGGCAATTAACAAATCAATAATACTTACATTGATATTAATGCTTTCAGCTATGGTAAGTGTATTCTTTGTTTTAGCTTCTAATCCTGAATTTCTTTATCCTGCAGCTTTAGGATCATCTATAGGTGCTTTTGTTTTAGCTTTGATAATGACTTTCAAAAAAGAATTATCTAAAGTTTTTTCTATACTTTATGCTATACTTGAAGGTATTGCTATAGGGGCGGTTTCCTATGTATTTAATGCTGCTTATGATGGTATAGTTGTTCAGGCTGTATTTCTTACATTTTTAGATTTATTTATAATGTTAGTTTTATACAGATTTAGAATAATAAGAGTAACAGAAAAATTGAGAAGTGTGATTATGGTATCTACTTTATGTATAGGTCTTGTATATTTAGTTAATTTTATAATGTCATTTTTTGGTGCTAGAATACCTTTCTTGTATGGTTCAAGTCCTTTAAGTATTGGAATAAGTATAGTAATAGTTCTTATTGCTTCTTTCAATCTTCTTTTGGATTTTGATTTTATGGAGAAAGGAGAGCAGTATAATATGCCTAAATATTTTGAGTGGTATGCTGCTTTCGGACTTCTTGTTACTTTAGTATGGCTTTATTTAGAGATATTAAAACTTTTAGCTAAGTTTAGAAGCAGAGATTAA
- a CDS encoding cation:dicarboxylate symporter family transporter, with translation MKKIGLLPRIIIGIILGILVGMFLPAPIVRIFVTISAIFSLFLNFIIPLMVVTFIGYGIANLTEGAPKLIGITVIISYASTLIAGSIAFFVASNLFPTLLGSATLSNVKLESGLESYFTIPLKPLFDVTSAVIFAFILGIGITLLRPKGQGAELFSIVKDSEEVIQTILKNIIIPILPLHILGTFANLAYAGSIQHIIVIFAKVFVVVIILHLLYITALFVISGAIGKKSPIMLIKNQIPPYFTAIGTQSSAATIPVSLIAAEKNGVSEQIRKFVIPLCATIHLAGSMITLTCCSTAVILILGQSPTYSSILPFILMLGIAMVAAPGAPGGAVMSALPFLYMIGITGEELQGLMIALYLTQDSFGTAANVSGDNAIAVFVDWFYQTKIKKDAA, from the coding sequence ATGAAAAAAATAGGTCTCTTACCTAGAATTATTATAGGTATAATTTTAGGTATATTAGTCGGTATGTTTCTTCCCGCACCTATAGTTAGAATATTTGTAACTATAAGTGCAATATTCAGTTTATTTTTAAACTTTATTATACCTTTGATGGTCGTAACATTTATAGGTTATGGTATTGCTAATTTAACAGAAGGAGCCCCTAAATTAATAGGTATTACAGTTATTATATCTTATGCTTCCACATTGATAGCAGGAAGTATAGCATTTTTTGTAGCTTCTAATCTTTTTCCTACACTTTTGGGTTCAGCTACTTTAAGCAATGTAAAATTAGAATCTGGTTTGGAAAGTTATTTCACTATACCTCTTAAACCATTATTTGATGTTACATCAGCTGTAATATTTGCTTTTATATTAGGTATAGGTATCACTTTATTAAGACCTAAAGGACAGGGAGCAGAATTATTTTCTATAGTAAAAGATTCTGAAGAGGTTATACAAACTATATTAAAAAATATCATTATTCCTATACTTCCTCTTCATATTTTAGGTACATTTGCTAATTTGGCTTATGCAGGAAGCATACAGCATATTATAGTAATATTTGCTAAAGTATTTGTTGTTGTTATTATTCTTCATTTGCTTTATATAACCGCTTTATTTGTAATTTCCGGTGCTATAGGAAAGAAATCTCCTATAATGCTTATAAAAAATCAAATACCGCCTTACTTTACAGCTATAGGTACTCAAAGCAGTGCTGCCACTATACCTGTTAGCTTAATAGCAGCTGAGAAAAACGGAGTATCAGAACAAATAAGAAAATTTGTAATACCTCTTTGTGCTACTATACACTTGGCAGGTTCTATGATTACATTAACTTGCTGTTCTACTGCTGTTATATTAATATTAGGACAAAGTCCTACTTATAGTTCAATACTTCCTTTTATACTTATGTTAGGTATAGCTATGGTTGCTGCTCCTGGTGCTCCTGGAGGTGCTGTTATGAGTGCTTTGCCTTTCTTATATATGATTGGAATAACAGGAGAAGAATTACAGGGCTTAATGATAGCATTATATTTAACTCAAGATTCATTTGGTACTGCTGCTAATGTATCTGGTGATAATGCTATAGCAGTATTTGTTGATTGGTTCTATCAAACTAAAATAAAAAAAGATGCAGCTTGA
- the ispF gene encoding 2-C-methyl-D-erythritol 2,4-cyclodiphosphate synthase — MRIGYGYDSHVFADNRKLILSGIEIPYELGLKGHSDADAVIHALIDSILGALALGDIGSHFPDNDEQYKDISSIVLLEKTVSIMQEKNYEISNTDITIILEKPKLRKYIDTMRENLSKILKTDIENVSIKAKTNEKMDSIGRGEGIAVHCVSLLKKTK, encoded by the coding sequence ATGAGAATAGGCTATGGATACGATTCACATGTATTTGCTGATAATCGTAAATTGATATTGTCCGGAATAGAAATCCCTTATGAATTAGGATTAAAAGGTCATTCAGATGCTGATGCAGTTATTCATGCTTTGATAGACTCTATATTAGGGGCTTTGGCATTAGGGGATATAGGAAGTCATTTTCCTGATAATGACGAACAATATAAAGATATTTCTTCTATAGTCCTATTAGAAAAAACAGTTTCAATTATGCAGGAAAAAAACTATGAAATATCAAATACTGATATTACGATTATATTGGAAAAACCAAAATTAAGAAAATATATAGATACTATGAGAGAAAATCTATCCAAAATTCTTAAAACTGATATAGAAAATGTTTCGATAAAAGCTAAAACTAATGAAAAAATGGATTCTATAGGCAGAGGAGAAGGCATAGCAGTTCATTGTGTATCTTTACTAAAAAAAACAAAATAA
- a CDS encoding squalene/phytoene synthase family protein, translating into MATKINTKYLLDLVSRSFALTIPLLDKNKKNKVEVQYLLARIIDTIEDSSHTIQDKETLITGFINILKSENTDNLENLKNVVIEHTINENDKVLIENIDVVLKSFFTFKQEIKNISISYLREMGYGMVYYQDHVISTFEDLDDYCYYVAGTVGLYLSELTKILDNLELDREKAKSLGRFLQKVNIIKDAKLDYREKRVFWPLSLFENENPAPYFEDGAYMDKSMEILVKMIESAMNEFQNSIEYIMAIDKKALGYRHFCLVAVLMGYETIKLMKNNYNIFMGETVKIPRKNTLEIVAKVKADFYTNKRLEDLLEKAFTKELVQSESESTANNNE; encoded by the coding sequence ATGGCAACAAAAATTAATACGAAATATTTACTAGATTTAGTTTCAAGAAGTTTTGCTTTGACTATACCTCTATTGGATAAGAATAAAAAAAATAAGGTTGAAGTTCAATATTTGCTTGCTAGAATAATAGATACTATAGAGGATTCAAGCCATACAATACAGGATAAGGAAACATTAATAACAGGATTTATAAATATATTAAAATCAGAAAATACTGATAATTTAGAAAATTTAAAAAATGTAGTGATAGAGCATACTATAAATGAAAATGATAAAGTTTTAATAGAAAATATAGATGTAGTTCTTAAATCATTTTTTACTTTTAAGCAGGAAATAAAAAATATATCTATTTCATATTTAAGAGAAATGGGATATGGTATGGTTTATTATCAGGATCATGTTATATCAACATTTGAGGATTTAGATGATTATTGTTATTATGTTGCCGGTACTGTCGGACTTTATCTTAGTGAGCTTACAAAGATATTGGATAATTTAGAATTGGACAGAGAGAAAGCTAAGAGCTTGGGTAGATTTTTACAGAAAGTTAATATTATTAAAGATGCCAAATTAGATTATAGAGAGAAAAGAGTTTTTTGGCCTTTAAGTTTATTTGAAAATGAGAATCCGGCTCCTTATTTTGAAGATGGGGCTTATATGGATAAATCTATGGAAATTTTAGTAAAAATGATAGAATCTGCTATGAATGAGTTTCAAAATTCTATAGAATATATTATGGCAATAGATAAAAAAGCATTAGGCTACAGGCATTTTTGTTTGGTTGCAGTTCTTATGGGATATGAAACTATAAAACTTATGAAAAACAATTATAATATATTTATGGGTGAAACTGTAAAGATACCTAGAAAAAATACATTAGAAATAGTTGCAAAAGTTAAGGCTGATTTTTATACCAATAAGAGATTGGAAGATTTATTAGAAAAAGCATTCACAAAAGAATTAGTACAAAGCGAATCTGAAAGTACTGCAAATAATAATGAATAA
- a CDS encoding tetratricopeptide repeat protein, translating into MFIRKFCIILSIFIFSAFHLFSQSNKEDGNVFKDSKYIKSEEEAKAAYTLALYYKERALARKTADEQTIKDLESAKVILQEVVKYVQNKEIYITLAETHEALGEYYESSKIYDGLVFDSPDDIDILFKAAERNIFIMNNIDKARYYLETAYEIDNSYNDVLILLGYTHYQKRELDKAVYYFSKVDETKKSSNNNNYLNYYNFYYGMSEFYLSRFSSAVNRFKKLENVQLSPADKYTASYGIVKSYQALEKYDEAYSNSISIEDGLFLSAYLSFMSDKYDEKLFNEIDTSSHNTPKILSIITEAKTSGYSNALNIIETDLDRREIDLDIIQAYYKMIYEIGSKENKMNSEMDIISFYLMIKNIDALPKHIDNLISYDNSGKFNNLYLQAALEFKNQNDFNSSKEMLNKYLSLNNNNIKENELVSLVLTASDIGESELAIKSIEKYEKEKYSYSYLKAYASLINNDEVNANKYLNEDFEYFSNNKSNTNDYRINIPYVTSLALDNTNSALLYANYKYSQDTNSAENMNSLSWALVSLGSDLDKAILLSKDAVKLEPDSPHYIDTLGFAYYKKGDYDNALKTLLRAALYADDDSKAEIYAHIADAYYAKNDYKNALKYYRKSISSYKKEFDYDENRIKDKIESLTEKQ; encoded by the coding sequence ATGTTTATTAGAAAATTCTGTATTATATTATCTATTTTTATATTTAGTGCATTTCACTTATTTTCTCAATCAAATAAAGAAGATGGAAATGTTTTTAAAGATTCTAAATATATAAAAAGCGAAGAGGAAGCGAAAGCGGCATATACTTTAGCTTTGTATTATAAAGAACGTGCATTAGCTAGAAAAACAGCAGATGAACAAACTATAAAGGATTTGGAAAGTGCTAAAGTAATACTTCAGGAAGTTGTTAAATATGTGCAAAATAAAGAGATATATATAACATTGGCTGAAACGCATGAGGCTTTGGGGGAATATTATGAGAGTTCAAAAATTTATGACGGATTAGTTTTTGATTCTCCTGATGATATTGATATATTGTTTAAAGCGGCAGAAAGAAATATATTTATTATGAATAATATTGATAAGGCAAGATATTATTTGGAAACAGCTTATGAGATAGATAATTCATATAATGATGTTTTAATATTATTAGGCTATACACATTATCAAAAAAGAGAACTAGATAAAGCGGTATATTATTTTTCAAAAGTAGATGAAACTAAAAAATCAAGTAATAATAACAATTATTTAAACTATTATAATTTTTATTATGGTATGAGTGAGTTTTATTTAAGCAGATTTTCTAGTGCTGTAAATAGATTCAAAAAATTAGAAAATGTACAATTATCTCCGGCGGATAAATATACTGCTTCTTATGGTATAGTAAAAAGTTATCAGGCTTTAGAAAAATATGATGAGGCTTATTCTAATAGTATTAGTATAGAAGATGGTTTATTTTTGAGTGCATATTTAAGTTTTATGTCTGACAAATATGATGAAAAATTATTTAATGAAATAGACACTTCAAGCCATAATACTCCTAAAATATTGTCTATAATTACTGAAGCTAAGACTTCTGGATACAGTAATGCTCTTAATATAATAGAAACTGATTTAGACAGAAGAGAAATTGATTTAGATATTATACAAGCATATTATAAAATGATTTATGAAATAGGAAGCAAAGAAAATAAAATGAATTCTGAAATGGATATAATATCATTTTATTTGATGATTAAAAATATAGATGCTTTGCCTAAACATATAGATAATTTAATAAGCTATGATAATAGCGGAAAATTTAATAATTTATATTTACAGGCAGCTTTAGAGTTTAAAAATCAAAATGATTTCAATTCATCAAAAGAGATGTTAAATAAATATTTATCGTTAAATAATAATAATATAAAAGAAAATGAATTAGTATCATTGGTATTGACAGCAAGCGATATAGGAGAAAGCGAACTTGCTATAAAGAGTATTGAAAAATATGAAAAAGAAAAATATTCCTACAGTTATTTGAAGGCTTATGCCTCATTGATAAATAATGATGAAGTTAATGCCAATAAATACTTGAATGAAGATTTTGAATATTTCAGTAATAATAAGTCAAATACTAATGATTATAGAATAAATATTCCTTATGTAACATCATTAGCATTGGACAATACTAATTCAGCATTACTATATGCCAATTATAAATACTCTCAGGATACAAATTCAGCAGAAAATATGAATAGTTTATCTTGGGCATTGGTTTCATTAGGCAGTGATTTGGATAAAGCTATACTTCTTTCTAAAGATGCTGTTAAATTAGAGCCTGATTCTCCTCACTATATAGATACTTTAGGTTTTGCATATTATAAAAAAGGCGATTATGATAATGCTTTAAAAACATTATTAAGAGCTGCTTTATATGCAGATGATGATTCCAAAGCTGAAATATATGCACATATTGCTGATGCTTACTATGCAAAAAATGATTATAAAAATGCACTTAAATATTATAGAAAATCAATATCTTCCTATAAAAAAGAATTCGATTATGATGAAAACAGAATAAAAGATAAGATCGAAAGTTTAACAGAGAAACAATAA
- the rsmG gene encoding 16S rRNA (guanine(527)-N(7))-methyltransferase RsmG, whose amino-acid sequence MHYDFVLDNISNNIKIDECKKEKLIEYASLVIDYNRNINITGAKTEEDFFNDHIADCLLALDIFSDYNNIIDIGSGAGLPSIPLAIVFDNKKFTLCESKNKKAEFLRLVKDKLELNNIEVKCINAYEIKEKYDTITSRAFSDIAVLFKIFNKLKTKNSRLILYKGKKEKIEEELKKANISKSKYTVEIKKLANKDKERHIVIISNI is encoded by the coding sequence ATGCATTATGATTTTGTATTAGACAATATCAGCAATAATATAAAAATTGATGAATGTAAAAAAGAAAAACTTATAGAGTATGCTTCTTTGGTTATAGATTATAATAGAAATATAAATATCACAGGAGCAAAAACTGAAGAAGATTTTTTTAATGATCATATTGCTGACTGTCTTCTTGCTTTAGATATATTTTCTGATTATAATAATATAATAGATATAGGCTCAGGGGCAGGACTTCCTTCTATACCGCTTGCTATTGTATTTGATAATAAAAAATTTACATTATGCGAATCTAAAAATAAAAAGGCTGAATTTTTAAGATTGGTCAAAGATAAATTAGAATTAAATAATATAGAAGTGAAATGTATAAATGCTTATGAGATAAAAGAAAAATATGATACTATTACTTCAAGAGCATTTTCAGATATAGCTGTACTTTTTAAAATATTTAATAAACTGAAAACAAAAAATTCAAGATTAATTTTATATAAAGGTAAGAAAGAAAAAATAGAAGAAGAATTAAAAAAAGCAAATATTTCAAAAAGCAAATATACTGTAGAAATAAAAAAGTTAGCAAATAAAGATAAAGAGAGGCATATAGTTATAATATCCAATATATAA